Genomic DNA from bacterium:
TTCAGGTTCGGCTCGATCTGCAGCGGCACGCGGTCCACCAGTTCGAGCCCGTAGCTCTCCAGCCCGACGATCTTGCGCGGGTTGTTCGTCATCAGCTTCATGCGCCGGACGCCCAGGTCGCGCAGGATCTGCGCGCCGAGTCCGTAGTCCCTGAGGTCGGCCGCGAACCCGAGGCGTTCGTTGGCCTCGACCGTGTCGGCGCCCTGGTCCTGCAGGTTGTAGGCCTTCATCTTGTTGATCAGCCCGATGCCCCGGCCCTCCTGCCGCATGTAGAGGAAGACGCCGCGGCCCTCCTGCTCGATGGCGCGCAGGGCGGCCTCCATCTGCTGCCCGCAGTCGCAGCGCTGGCTGTGGAAGAGGTCGCCGGTCATGCACTCCGAATGCACGCGCACGAGCACCGGCTCGTCCGGGCCGATCTCGCCCTTGGTCAGCGCGACGTGGGTCGCCCCCTCGACGGTGCTCGTGTAGGCGATCATGTCGAAGGTGCCGAACTCGGTGGGCAGGGGCACCTCGGCCTCGCGGGTGACGAGCTTGTCGTGGTTGCGGCGCCAGGCGATCAGGTCGGCGATCGTGATGAGCTTCAGGTCGAACGCGGCGGCCATCTCGCGCAGCCGCGGCATGCGGGCCATCTCGCCGTCGTCGTCCATGATCTCGCAGAGCAGGCCGGCCGGATACAGGCCCGCCGCCTGGCACAGGTCGACCACGGCCTCGGTGTGCCCGGCGCGCTTGAGCACGCCGCCGGGCTGGGCCTCGAGGGGAAAGATGTGGCCCGGCCGCGCCAGGTCGGCCGGATTCGTCTTGGGGTCGATGAAGACCTGGATCGTGCGGGCCCGGTCGGCGGCGCTGATGCCGGTGGTGACGCCCGTCGCGGCGTCGATGCTCACGGTGAACTTCGTGCCCAGGCTGGCGGTGTTGCGCGCCACCATGGGGTGGATGTCGAGCTCGCGCAGGCGCTCGCCGGTGGCCGAGAGGCAGATCAGGCCGCGCCCGTGCTTGGCGATGAAGTTCACCGCCTCGGGCGTCACCTTCTCGGCGGCCA
This window encodes:
- a CDS encoding bifunctional 3,4-dihydroxy-2-butanone-4-phosphate synthase/GTP cyclohydrolase II; this encodes MSDAKRPAAPGAVNTIPEALAALRRGEMIIVVDDEDRENEGDFIMAAEKVTPEAVNFIAKHGRGLICLSATGERLRELDIHPMVARNTASLGTKFTVSIDAATGVTTGISAADRARTIQVFIDPKTNPADLARPGHIFPLEAQPGGVLKRAGHTEAVVDLCQAAGLYPAGLLCEIMDDDGEMARMPRLREMAAAFDLKLITIADLIAWRRNHDKLVTREAEVPLPTEFGTFDMIAYTSTVEGATHVALTKGEIGPDEPVLVRVHSECMTGDLFHSQRCDCGQQMEAALRAIEQEGRGVFLYMRQEGRGIGLINKMKAYNLQDQGADTVEANERLGFAADLRDYGLGAQILRDLGVRRMKLMTNNPRKIVGLESYGLELVDRVPLQIEPNLNNAKYLHTKKARMGHMLDHL